In the Danio rerio strain Tuebingen ecotype United States chromosome 8, GRCz12tu, whole genome shotgun sequence genome, one interval contains:
- the LOC141375692 gene encoding E3 ubiquitin-protein ligase RBBP6-like isoform X1: protein MSCVHYRFQSRLTYDSLQFEGLNISAGELKRQIMRSKRLKFCQLKISNAQTDEEYTDDALIPKNTSVIIRRIPAAGLKSSNRRFVGHQAGRWREPSPRADPSLLSLEQLLKTENLAEAKASEEDKLKAVMYQSSLCYYSSSEAMRLLGIPGHHIRHCPTNVGSRSAPHKRIRKSTGIPRSFLLEVDDPDRKGVMIDGSGRYVIPIIDAEAYAAEKRKRPSFSCQTEPLPSSSSAGAASSVRDAGGKRSRSPSSPETRGDQKRPRR from the exons atgtcttgtgttcactacaggttccagagtcgactcacctacgactcgctccagtttgaaggcctcaacatcagcgcgggggagctgaagcggcagatcatgaggagcaagaggctgaagttctgccagctgaagatcagcaacgcccagactgatgaag aatacacagatgatgctctcatccctaaaaacacgtcggtcatcatcagacggatccctgcggcgggactgaagtcctcaaacagaagatttgttgg acatcaagctggacgctggcgtgaaccttcacctagagctgatccttcactcctctcactggagcagttgttgaag actgagaatctggctgaggcaaaggcgtcagaggaggacaagctgaaagcggtgatgtaccagtccagcctgtgctactactccagcag tgaggccatgaggctgcttgggatcccgggacaccacattaggcactgccccactaatgtg ggcagccgctccgcgccgcacaagcgcatccggaagagcacagggattccccgcagcttcctgttggaggtggacgacccagaccgaaagggagtcatgatagacggcagcggccgatacgtcattcccatcatagacgc tgaggcctatgctgctgagaagagaaagaggccgtccttctcctgccagaccgagcctttgccctcctcgtcctcagcaggtgcggcatcttcggtccgggacgccggagggaaacggtcccgctccccatcttcaccagagacgcgcggcgaccagaagagaccacgtcgctga
- the LOC141375692 gene encoding E3 ubiquitin-protein ligase RBBP6-like isoform X2: protein MSCVHYRFQSRLTYDSLQFEGLNISAGELKRQIMRSKRLKFCQLKISNAQTDEEYTDDALIPKNTSVIIRRIPAAGLKSSNRRFVGHQAGRWREPSPRADPSLLSLEQLLKTENLAEAKASEEDKLKAVMYQSSLCYYSSRAAAPRRTSASGRAQGFPAASCWRWTTQTERES from the exons atgtcttgtgttcactacaggttccagagtcgactcacctacgactcgctccagtttgaaggcctcaacatcagcgcgggggagctgaagcggcagatcatgaggagcaagaggctgaagttctgccagctgaagatcagcaacgcccagactgatgaag aatacacagatgatgctctcatccctaaaaacacgtcggtcatcatcagacggatccctgcggcgggactgaagtcctcaaacagaagatttgttgg acatcaagctggacgctggcgtgaaccttcacctagagctgatccttcactcctctcactggagcagttgttgaag actgagaatctggctgaggcaaaggcgtcagaggaggacaagctgaaagcggtgatgtaccagtccagcctgtgctactactccagcag ggcagccgctccgcgccgcacaagcgcatccggaagagcacagggattccccgcagcttcctgttggaggtggacgacccagaccgaaagggagtcatga
- the LOC141375737 gene encoding E3 ubiquitin-protein ligase RBBP6-like isoform X2, with protein MRSKRLKFCQLKISNAQTDEEYTDDALIPKNTSVIIRRIPAAGLKSSNRRFVGHQAGRWREPSPRADPSLLSLEQLLKTENLAEAKASEEDKLKAVMYQSSLCYYSSRAAAPRRTSASGRAQGFPAASCWRWTTQTERES; from the exons atgaggagcaagaggctgaagttctgccagctgaagatcagcaacgcccagactgatgaag aatacacagatgatgctctcatccctaaaaacacgtcggtcatcatcagacggatccctgcggcgggactgaagtcctcaaacagaagatttgttgg acatcaagctggacgctggcgtgaaccttcacctagagctgatccttcactcctctcactggagcagttgttgaag actgagaatctggctgaggcaaaggcgtcagaggaggacaagctgaaagcggtgatgtaccagtccagcctgtgctactactccagcag ggcagccgctccgcgccgcacaagcgcatccggaagagcacagggattccccgcagcttcctgttggaggtggacgacccagaccgaaagggagtcatga
- the LOC141375737 gene encoding E3 ubiquitin-protein ligase RBBP6-like isoform X1 — translation MRSKRLKFCQLKISNAQTDEEYTDDALIPKNTSVIIRRIPAAGLKSSNRRFVGHQAGRWREPSPRADPSLLSLEQLLKTENLAEAKASEEDKLKAVMYQSSLCYYSSSEAMRLLGIPGHHIRHCPTNVGSRSAPHKRIRKSTGIPRSFLLEVDDPDRKGVMIDGSGRYVIPIIDAEAYAAEKRKRPSFSCQTEPLPSSSSAGAASSVRDAGGKRSRSPSSPETRGDQKRPRR, via the exons atgaggagcaagaggctgaagttctgccagctgaagatcagcaacgcccagactgatgaag aatacacagatgatgctctcatccctaaaaacacgtcggtcatcatcagacggatccctgcggcgggactgaagtcctcaaacagaagatttgttgg acatcaagctggacgctggcgtgaaccttcacctagagctgatccttcactcctctcactggagcagttgttgaag actgagaatctggctgaggcaaaggcgtcagaggaggacaagctgaaagcggtgatgtaccagtccagcctgtgctactactccagcag tgaggccatgaggctgcttgggatcccgggacaccacattaggcactgccccactaatgtg ggcagccgctccgcgccgcacaagcgcatccggaagagcacagggattccccgcagcttcctgttggaggtggacgacccagaccgaaagggagtcatgatagacggcagcggccgatacgtcattcccatcatagacgc tgaggcctatgctgctgagaagagaaagaggccgtccttctcctgccagaccgagcctttgccctcctcgtcctcagcaggtgcggcatcttcggtccgggacgccggagggaaacggtcccgctccccatcttcaccagagacgcgcggcgaccagaagagaccacgtcgctga